A stretch of the Thermus thermophilus genome encodes the following:
- a CDS encoding N-acetylmuramoyl-L-alanine amidase family protein: protein MRAFFLLLASFALAQAPKPLRVGELTGEALYPGNRGVSYGEVGLVARGLGLALWQGEGQVALGLGARYRTFPVEADEAKAASSLAAWRKDGRVYVPLRPLADALGLSYRAQVGIQLDLPWAQLLQVEARPEGYLLRFSREVNAVVRPGGVLFLMAQGSHPALVQEAMGLFLPLSRPPERVYYPGGGQVAVGLTPLPLPSPTVLLDPGHGGEDPGLEAQGLVEKEVVLDLARRVAALLPGARLTRQGDETLPLEARLALARTASVVVSLHMARGREVRLYFPKDRTSPLAQSLSRLGDLPEERARLLRAYAGDPARLAEALERALTAQGFAVVKAEGPYALARVDGAAVLLEVGAERLGTGQARALVAQAIAQGIRAYLEGGAP, encoded by the coding sequence ATGAGGGCCTTTTTCCTCCTCCTCGCTTCCTTCGCCCTGGCCCAGGCCCCCAAGCCCCTGAGGGTGGGGGAGCTTACCGGGGAGGCCCTCTACCCGGGAAACCGGGGGGTGTCCTACGGGGAGGTGGGGCTCGTGGCCCGGGGGCTCGGCCTCGCCCTCTGGCAGGGGGAGGGCCAGGTGGCCCTCGGGCTTGGGGCCCGCTACCGGACCTTCCCGGTGGAAGCGGACGAGGCCAAGGCCGCCTCCAGCCTCGCCGCCTGGCGCAAGGACGGGCGCGTCTACGTGCCCCTGCGCCCCCTGGCGGACGCCCTCGGCCTCTCCTACCGGGCCCAGGTGGGCATCCAGCTGGACCTCCCCTGGGCCCAGCTCCTCCAGGTGGAGGCCCGGCCCGAAGGCTACCTCCTCCGCTTCAGCCGGGAGGTGAACGCCGTGGTGCGGCCCGGGGGCGTCCTCTTCCTCATGGCCCAGGGGAGCCACCCCGCCTTGGTCCAAGAGGCCATGGGCCTCTTCCTCCCCCTCTCCCGCCCCCCGGAGCGGGTCTACTACCCCGGGGGCGGCCAGGTGGCCGTGGGCCTCACCCCCCTCCCCCTCCCTTCCCCCACCGTCCTCCTGGACCCGGGGCACGGCGGGGAGGACCCGGGCCTCGAGGCCCAGGGGCTGGTGGAGAAGGAGGTCGTCCTGGACCTCGCCCGCCGCGTGGCCGCCCTTCTGCCGGGCGCCCGGCTCACCCGGCAGGGCGACGAGACCCTGCCCCTGGAAGCGCGCCTCGCCCTGGCCCGCACCGCCTCCGTGGTGGTCTCCCTCCACATGGCCCGGGGCCGTGAGGTGCGCCTCTACTTCCCCAAGGACCGGACGAGCCCCCTCGCCCAAAGCCTCTCCCGCCTCGGCGACCTCCCCGAGGAACGGGCGAGGCTCCTTCGGGCCTACGCCGGGGACCCCGCCCGCCTCGCCGAGGCCCTGGAGCGGGCCCTCACCGCCCAGGGGTTCGCCGTGGTCAAGGCCGAGGGGCCCTACGCCCTGGCCCGGGTGGACGGGGCGGCGGTGCTTCTGGAGGTGGGGGCGGAAAGGCTGGGGACGGGGCAGGCCCGCGCCCTCGTGGCCCAGGCCATCGCCCAGGGGATCCGGGCCTACCTCGAGGGGGGTGCGCCGTGA
- the smpB gene encoding SsrA-binding protein SmpB, whose protein sequence is MAPVLENRRARHDYEILETYEAGIALKGTEVKSLRAGKVDFTGSFAKFEDGELYLENLYIAPYEKGSYTNVDPRRKRKLLLHKHELRRLLGKVEQRGLTLVPLKIYFNERGYAKVLLGLARGKKAYEKRREDKKEAVRRALEEL, encoded by the coding sequence ATGGCCCCCGTGCTGGAGAACCGCCGCGCGCGGCACGACTACGAGATCCTGGAAACCTACGAGGCGGGCATCGCCCTCAAGGGGACCGAGGTGAAGTCCCTGAGGGCGGGGAAGGTGGACTTCACGGGAAGCTTCGCCAAGTTTGAGGACGGCGAGCTTTACCTGGAAAACCTCTACATCGCCCCCTACGAAAAAGGCTCCTACACCAACGTGGACCCGAGGAGGAAGCGGAAGCTCCTCCTGCACAAGCACGAGCTTAGGCGGCTTCTCGGCAAGGTGGAGCAAAGGGGCCTCACCCTGGTCCCCCTCAAGATCTACTTCAACGAGCGGGGCTACGCCAAGGTCCTCCTGGGCCTCGCCCGGGGGAAGAAAGCCTATGAAAAGCGGCGCGAGGACAAGAAGGAGGCCGTGCGCCGCGCCTTGGAGGAGCTATGA
- the hslO gene encoding Hsp33 family molecular chaperone HslO: protein MGRILRGLAGGGDLRVVAAETTDVVEEARLRHGLSPTATAALGRAMTGALLLAQLLLKTPKERITLRVEGTGPLGGILVEADPQGNVRGYVKNPEAEVPLREDGKLNVGELVGAGVLRVDRSLPNGEVYTSTVPLVSGEIAEDLAHYLWQSEQIPSAVLLGVRVKGEGEVEVAGGVAVQVMPGAKEEVLGRLEANLKDLPGLTPLLRERGLEGALEALLAGLGFERTDLRALGYLQNEIPARFRCRCNREKALEALVFFTPEEREEMIVKEGGAEVVCHWCGEVYRFSPEEVRSLVAEVRCPDCGALWLYPKGDGTLARIEGETCRCGRKVELPSETRPQA from the coding sequence ATGGGACGGATCCTTAGGGGCCTTGCGGGCGGAGGGGACCTGCGGGTGGTGGCCGCGGAGACCACGGACGTGGTGGAGGAGGCGAGGCTTCGCCACGGCCTTTCCCCCACGGCCACCGCCGCTTTGGGGCGCGCCATGACCGGGGCCCTCCTCCTCGCCCAGCTCCTCCTCAAGACCCCCAAGGAGCGGATCACCCTCCGGGTGGAGGGGACGGGGCCCTTGGGGGGGATCCTGGTGGAGGCCGACCCCCAGGGGAACGTCCGGGGATATGTGAAAAACCCCGAGGCCGAGGTCCCCTTGAGGGAGGACGGAAAGCTGAACGTGGGGGAGCTCGTGGGGGCCGGGGTCTTGCGGGTGGACCGGAGCCTCCCCAATGGGGAGGTCTACACGAGCACCGTGCCCTTGGTCTCGGGGGAGATCGCCGAGGACCTCGCCCACTACCTCTGGCAGTCGGAGCAGATCCCCTCGGCGGTGCTCCTCGGCGTGCGGGTCAAGGGAGAGGGGGAGGTGGAGGTGGCGGGGGGCGTGGCCGTCCAGGTGATGCCCGGGGCCAAGGAGGAGGTCTTGGGCCGCCTCGAGGCCAACCTCAAGGACCTCCCCGGCCTCACCCCCCTCCTTCGGGAGCGGGGCCTGGAGGGGGCTTTGGAGGCCCTTCTTGCCGGCCTGGGCTTTGAGCGCACCGACCTCCGCGCCCTGGGCTACCTCCAGAACGAGATCCCCGCCCGCTTCCGCTGCCGCTGCAACCGGGAGAAGGCCCTGGAGGCCCTGGTCTTCTTCACCCCGGAGGAGCGCGAGGAGATGATCGTGAAGGAGGGCGGGGCGGAGGTGGTCTGCCACTGGTGCGGGGAGGTCTACCGCTTCTCCCCGGAGGAGGTCCGCTCCCTGGTGGCCGAGGTGCGCTGCCCCGACTGCGGGGCCCTTTGGCTCTACCCCAAGGGGGACGGTACCCTCGCCCGCATTGAGGGGGAGACCTGCCGCTGCGGCCGCAAGGTGGAGCTCCCCTCGGAGACCCGCCCCCAGGCTTGA
- the cysS gene encoding cysteine--tRNA ligase — protein sequence MGLVIYDTLARRKVPFEPAVPGHVGIYVCGPTVYSDPHLGHARGPVVYDVLRRYFLHKGYKVRFVSNITDVGHLTDDADEGEDKIVRRAKLERLEPMEVADKYMWSYFDAMQALNVLRPSIAPRASGHIPEMLELTERLLARGMAYERRGSVYFRVRSFPEYGKLSGKRLEELRAGARVEVREEKEDPLDFALWKAAEPGHLMRWKSPWGEGYPGWHIECTAMSLKYLGEGFDLHAGGIDLQFPHHECEIAQAEAAGFRFARHWMHHNHVLLEGEKMAKSTGNLVLLHDLLKAHEPMALRFYLLQTHYRSPMDFTWEGLESAKRGYARLLHAYREVRERKKTAPPGTTPGLERALDALEKAFMEAIEDDLSTPEALAALFTFLPELHKLLPEAKAESLARAEAVFHTLGEGILGLFPERVLEERVSGPLLEGLIALLLELREEARRAKDYERSDLIRERLRALGVIVEDTKEGPRWRLER from the coding sequence ATGGGCCTCGTGATCTACGACACCCTGGCGCGCCGCAAGGTGCCCTTTGAGCCCGCGGTCCCCGGCCACGTGGGGATCTACGTCTGCGGCCCCACGGTCTACTCCGACCCCCACCTGGGCCACGCCCGTGGGCCCGTGGTTTACGACGTCCTAAGGCGCTACTTTCTCCACAAGGGCTACAAGGTGCGCTTCGTCTCCAACATCACCGACGTGGGCCACCTCACCGACGACGCCGACGAGGGCGAGGACAAGATCGTAAGGCGGGCCAAGCTGGAGCGCCTGGAGCCCATGGAGGTGGCGGACAAGTACATGTGGAGCTACTTTGACGCCATGCAGGCCCTGAACGTCCTCAGGCCCTCCATCGCCCCGAGGGCTTCAGGCCACATCCCGGAGATGCTGGAGCTCACGGAAAGGCTTCTTGCGCGGGGCATGGCCTACGAGCGAAGGGGAAGCGTCTACTTCCGGGTGCGCTCCTTCCCCGAGTACGGGAAGCTCTCGGGAAAACGCCTGGAGGAGCTCAGGGCGGGAGCCCGGGTGGAGGTGCGGGAGGAGAAGGAAGACCCCCTGGACTTCGCCCTCTGGAAGGCGGCGGAGCCCGGGCACCTCATGCGCTGGAAGAGCCCCTGGGGGGAGGGGTACCCCGGCTGGCACATTGAGTGCACGGCCATGAGCCTCAAGTACCTGGGGGAGGGCTTTGACCTCCACGCCGGGGGGATTGACCTGCAGTTTCCCCACCACGAGTGCGAGATCGCCCAGGCGGAGGCCGCGGGCTTCCGCTTCGCCCGTCACTGGATGCACCACAACCACGTGCTTTTGGAGGGGGAGAAGATGGCGAAGAGCACGGGGAACCTGGTCCTCCTCCACGACCTCCTCAAGGCCCACGAGCCCATGGCCCTCCGCTTCTACCTCCTCCAGACCCACTACCGAAGCCCCATGGACTTCACCTGGGAAGGGTTGGAAAGCGCCAAAAGGGGCTACGCCCGCCTCCTCCACGCCTACCGGGAGGTGCGGGAGCGGAAGAAGACCGCACCCCCGGGCACCACCCCCGGGCTGGAGAGGGCCCTGGACGCCCTGGAAAAGGCCTTCATGGAGGCCATAGAGGACGACCTCTCCACCCCCGAGGCCCTGGCCGCCCTCTTCACCTTCCTCCCCGAGCTCCACAAGCTCCTTCCCGAGGCCAAAGCGGAAAGCTTGGCCCGGGCCGAAGCGGTCTTCCACACCCTGGGGGAGGGGATCCTCGGCCTCTTTCCCGAGAGGGTCCTGGAGGAAAGGGTCTCCGGGCCCCTCCTCGAGGGCCTCATCGCCCTCCTCTTGGAGCTTAGGGAAGAGGCGAGGCGGGCCAAGGACTACGAAAGAAGCGACCTCATCCGGGAAAGGTTGAGGGCCCTCGGCGTCATCGTGGAGGACACCAAGGAGGGCCCGAGGTGGCGCCTAGAACGCTAA
- a CDS encoding GerMN domain-containing protein has translation MRKYLSAYNLLGLLVFALGLLVYWQSPAPNPPKALPLPADEAAREEKLTLNLYRPDPPRGFLREPVVLEVGLGENPYEKALLAWAQATGSPTPLGLFAAEGRLVVDLPKDFVRGLDAEGEVYRLYSLAYTLLATFPEGSEVRFLVEGQPSPGLAHLDLEAPVRLP, from the coding sequence GTGAGGAAGTACCTGAGCGCCTACAACCTCCTCGGCCTCCTCGTCTTCGCCCTGGGGCTTCTCGTCTACTGGCAAAGCCCCGCCCCCAACCCCCCCAAGGCCCTGCCCCTGCCCGCGGACGAGGCCGCGCGGGAGGAGAAGCTCACCCTGAACCTCTACCGCCCCGACCCGCCCCGGGGCTTCCTCCGGGAGCCCGTGGTCCTCGAGGTGGGCCTGGGGGAAAACCCCTACGAGAAGGCCCTCCTCGCCTGGGCCCAGGCCACGGGAAGCCCCACCCCCCTGGGCCTCTTCGCGGCGGAGGGGCGCCTCGTGGTGGACCTGCCCAAGGACTTCGTCCGGGGGCTGGACGCCGAGGGGGAGGTCTACCGCCTCTACAGCCTCGCCTACACTCTCCTCGCCACCTTCCCCGAGGGGAGCGAGGTGCGCTTTCTGGTGGAAGGACAGCCGAGCCCCGGCCTCGCCCACCTGGACCTGGAAGCCCCCGTACGCCTGCCATGA
- a CDS encoding zf-TFIIB domain-containing protein codes for MPLLLCPHCGVGMREVERRGVLIDVCPQCGGVWLDKGELEKLLAEAKEVERGYEEELEGFYRKEGKPYKKKKGFLELFDLFD; via the coding sequence GTGCCCCTGCTCCTTTGCCCCCACTGCGGGGTGGGCATGCGGGAGGTGGAGCGGCGCGGCGTCCTGATTGACGTCTGCCCCCAGTGCGGCGGGGTGTGGCTGGACAAGGGGGAGCTGGAGAAGCTCCTGGCCGAGGCCAAGGAGGTGGAGCGCGGCTACGAGGAGGAGCTGGAGGGCTTTTACCGCAAGGAGGGCAAGCCCTACAAGAAGAAAAAGGGCTTCCTGGAGCTCTTTGACCTGTTTGACTGA
- a CDS encoding universal stress protein yields MFKTILLAYDGSEHAKRAAEAAKAEAEAHGARLVVVHVYEPVPDYLGEPFFEEALKRRLERAEKVLAEAVALTGVPREDALLLEGRPAEAILQAALGERADLIVMGTRGLGAVGSLFLGSQSQRVVAEAPCPVLLVR; encoded by the coding sequence ATGTTCAAGACCATCCTCCTGGCCTACGACGGCTCGGAGCACGCCAAGCGGGCGGCGGAGGCCGCCAAGGCCGAGGCGGAGGCCCACGGGGCGAGGCTTGTCGTGGTCCACGTCTACGAGCCCGTGCCCGACTACCTGGGGGAGCCCTTCTTTGAGGAGGCCTTGAAGCGCCGCCTGGAGCGGGCGGAAAAGGTCCTGGCCGAGGCGGTGGCCCTCACCGGGGTGCCCCGGGAGGACGCCCTCCTCCTGGAGGGCCGCCCGGCGGAGGCCATCCTCCAGGCCGCCTTGGGGGAGAGGGCCGACCTCATCGTCATGGGCACCCGGGGCCTTGGGGCGGTGGGAAGCCTCTTCCTGGGAAGCCAGAGCCAACGGGTGGTGGCCGAGGCTCCTTGCCCCGTGCTCCTCGTCCGGTAG
- a CDS encoding nucleoside triphosphate pyrophosphohydrolase family protein — protein sequence MTFEEYQKEAQKTALYPEAYRLVYPALGLAGEAGELANKVKKVLRDHGGRLREEDREAILAELGDVLWYVAQVATDLGESLEAVAQANLAKLRSRKERGRLGGAGDNR from the coding sequence ATGACCTTTGAGGAGTACCAGAAGGAAGCCCAGAAGACCGCCCTCTACCCCGAGGCCTACCGCCTCGTCTACCCCGCCCTGGGCCTCGCGGGGGAGGCCGGGGAGCTCGCCAACAAGGTGAAGAAGGTCCTCCGCGACCACGGGGGGCGCCTCAGGGAGGAGGACCGGGAGGCCATCCTCGCCGAGCTCGGGGACGTCCTCTGGTACGTGGCCCAGGTGGCCACGGACCTGGGGGAAAGCCTCGAGGCCGTGGCCCAGGCCAACCTGGCGAAGCTCCGCTCCCGCAAGGAGCGGGGCAGGCTAGGAGGGGCGGGGGATAACCGATAG
- a CDS encoding AAA family ATPase, whose translation MSETWRLDRLVLQGFKSFADRTLLDFPDPITGIIGPNGSGKSNLVEAIRFVTGSRAQDLRGEELKALLFHGGKTRPPQGVAEVRLELSRGRERLVVERRIEGERSQLRVNGRPTSAKALALHLAGTGLGRGGYAVVGQGEVGAVLESPEVQLLAHLEEAAGLRPVAEAVRLTEERLAQAAALVEEREKALEALKAEVEALAREADRAKRARELSLLRLRLKRSLLLARKEALAEEAQGMRFRLEALEAELKGLQEAMEALLARKRDLLAQEEGLRQALEEAHLALKEREGLMGEAGSLRRVLQALDRPPPPEPGPEPPRPEEAPEALRARLRALKEEILRKEAQVRRAEEARRRYEAERARYEERLAARLEALKEREALRPEVEALEEEVARLAAQLREREGLEARLKEVEAQRRGVAKERERLHLLVESGADLHEGPRRVRGLPGVLGVVADLLRPEPGLEQALEAALGPRLQWVLVEDEEAAKRAIAHLKRVGGRATFLPLTLLRPRPLPGPKPFPGLLGPARALAHLRLPGLPEEAVLGVLFGDTLVFQDLDRALAYLRAGGGERLVTLEGEVVERAGAITGGRVRAGGEALALRRRLDEAEAEERALAQEAQALRERLSAFPHPRALEEAKARLLALRARLERPLPPEPKPPEPPEAPEAQDLEALREEAARLEALLQQAEAYARFLERKRAWEEWERLKEEAGRVRARLKELEKALEATRPLAERARSLEEGVRKLRQALKALAEEETRLLTRQNHLLAEREHLRLTLARREAAWEEVERELAELPELPRLEGTPRALQARLAQAEAELEALGPVNALAERALAEAEEKLKARQRELDEAVEALLRLEAEAKGVEAEYQKRLEEAFARFQEAFRRYGEALLGGRTEVRRTARGLGLVVTPAGKRTQDLRLLSLGEKTLGALAFLFALGELQGGLPIAVLDEVDAALDEANLLRFTRFLRSGRQFLLVTHQKRTMEACHALYGVTSEEGVSRVYAIRKEVAHDL comes from the coding sequence ATGAGCGAGACCTGGCGCCTGGACCGCCTCGTCCTCCAGGGGTTCAAGTCCTTCGCCGACCGGACCCTCCTGGACTTCCCCGACCCCATCACGGGGATCATCGGCCCCAACGGCTCGGGCAAGAGCAACCTGGTGGAGGCCATCCGCTTCGTCACCGGAAGCCGCGCCCAGGACCTGAGGGGGGAGGAGCTCAAGGCCCTCCTCTTCCACGGCGGCAAGACCCGCCCCCCCCAGGGCGTGGCCGAGGTGCGCCTGGAGCTCTCCCGGGGCCGGGAGCGCCTGGTGGTGGAGCGGCGCATTGAGGGGGAAAGAAGCCAGCTCCGGGTGAACGGCCGCCCCACAAGCGCCAAGGCCCTCGCCCTCCACCTCGCGGGCACCGGGCTCGGCCGGGGCGGGTACGCGGTGGTGGGCCAGGGGGAGGTGGGGGCGGTGCTGGAGTCCCCCGAGGTCCAGCTCCTCGCCCACCTGGAGGAGGCGGCGGGGCTGAGGCCCGTGGCCGAGGCCGTCCGCCTCACCGAGGAGCGCCTGGCCCAGGCGGCGGCCCTGGTGGAGGAACGGGAAAAGGCCCTAGAGGCCCTGAAGGCGGAGGTGGAGGCCCTGGCACGGGAGGCCGACCGGGCGAAAAGGGCCCGGGAGCTGAGCCTGCTCAGGCTCAGGCTCAAGCGCAGCCTCCTCCTCGCCCGGAAAGAGGCGCTGGCGGAGGAGGCCCAGGGGATGCGCTTCCGCCTCGAGGCGCTGGAGGCCGAGCTCAAGGGGCTCCAGGAGGCCATGGAGGCCCTCCTCGCCCGAAAGCGGGACCTCCTCGCCCAGGAAGAAGGGCTCCGCCAAGCCCTGGAGGAGGCCCACCTCGCCCTCAAGGAGCGGGAGGGGCTGATGGGGGAGGCCGGGTCCTTGCGCCGCGTCCTCCAGGCCCTGGACCGGCCCCCTCCCCCCGAACCCGGCCCCGAGCCCCCAAGGCCAGAGGAGGCCCCGGAGGCCCTTAGGGCCCGGCTCCGCGCCCTCAAGGAGGAAATCCTGCGCAAAGAGGCCCAGGTCCGAAGGGCGGAGGAGGCGCGCCGCCGTTACGAGGCCGAGCGGGCCCGGTACGAGGAAAGGCTCGCCGCCCGCCTCGAGGCCCTCAAGGAGCGGGAGGCCCTAAGGCCCGAGGTGGAGGCCCTGGAAGAGGAGGTGGCCCGGCTCGCCGCGCAGCTTCGGGAGCGGGAGGGGCTGGAGGCGAGGCTCAAGGAGGTGGAGGCCCAGCGGAGGGGCGTGGCCAAAGAGCGGGAGCGCCTCCACCTCCTGGTGGAAAGCGGCGCCGACCTCCACGAGGGGCCGAGGCGGGTCCGGGGCCTTCCGGGGGTGCTCGGCGTGGTGGCCGATCTCCTCCGCCCCGAGCCCGGGCTGGAACAGGCCCTGGAAGCGGCCCTCGGCCCCAGGCTCCAGTGGGTTCTGGTGGAGGACGAGGAGGCGGCCAAGAGGGCCATCGCCCACCTGAAGCGGGTGGGGGGGCGGGCCACCTTCCTCCCCCTCACCCTCCTCCGCCCCCGCCCCCTCCCCGGGCCCAAGCCCTTCCCCGGCCTCTTGGGCCCCGCCCGCGCCCTGGCCCACCTCCGCCTTCCCGGCCTACCGGAGGAGGCGGTGCTCGGCGTCCTCTTCGGGGACACCCTGGTCTTCCAGGACCTGGACCGGGCCCTCGCCTACCTGAGGGCCGGGGGAGGGGAACGCCTCGTGACCCTGGAGGGGGAGGTGGTGGAGCGGGCGGGGGCCATCACCGGAGGGAGGGTCCGCGCCGGGGGGGAGGCCCTTGCCCTGCGGCGGCGGCTTGACGAAGCGGAGGCGGAGGAAAGGGCCCTCGCCCAGGAGGCCCAGGCCCTTAGGGAAAGGCTCTCCGCCTTCCCCCACCCTAGGGCCCTGGAGGAGGCCAAGGCCCGGCTCCTCGCCCTCCGGGCCCGGCTGGAAAGGCCCCTTCCCCCCGAACCCAAGCCCCCGGAGCCGCCGGAGGCGCCCGAGGCTCAGGACCTCGAGGCCCTCCGCGAGGAAGCGGCCCGCCTCGAGGCCCTCCTCCAGCAGGCGGAGGCCTACGCCCGCTTCTTGGAAAGGAAGCGGGCCTGGGAGGAGTGGGAAAGGCTTAAGGAGGAAGCGGGGCGGGTCCGGGCCCGGCTTAAGGAGCTGGAGAAGGCCTTGGAGGCCACCCGCCCCCTGGCGGAAAGGGCCCGGTCCCTGGAGGAAGGGGTGCGGAAGCTTCGGCAAGCCCTCAAGGCCCTGGCGGAGGAGGAGACCCGGCTCCTCACCCGGCAAAACCACCTCCTCGCGGAGCGGGAACACCTCCGCCTCACCCTGGCCCGGCGGGAGGCGGCCTGGGAAGAGGTGGAGCGGGAGCTCGCCGAACTCCCCGAGCTTCCCCGCCTGGAAGGGACCCCACGCGCCCTCCAGGCCCGCCTCGCCCAGGCAGAGGCGGAGCTAGAGGCCCTGGGCCCGGTGAACGCCCTGGCGGAAAGGGCCCTGGCGGAGGCCGAGGAAAAGCTTAAGGCGCGCCAGCGGGAACTGGACGAGGCCGTGGAAGCCCTCCTCCGCCTCGAGGCCGAGGCCAAAGGGGTGGAGGCCGAATACCAGAAGCGCTTGGAGGAGGCCTTCGCCCGCTTCCAGGAGGCCTTCCGCCGCTACGGGGAGGCCCTGCTCGGCGGGCGGACGGAGGTGCGCCGGACGGCGCGGGGGCTGGGCCTCGTGGTCACCCCGGCGGGGAAGCGCACCCAGGACCTCCGCCTCCTCTCCCTGGGGGAGAAGACCCTCGGGGCCCTGGCCTTCCTCTTCGCCCTGGGGGAACTCCAAGGCGGGCTTCCCATCGCCGTCCTGGACGAGGTGGACGCCGCCTTGGACGAGGCGAACCTCCTGCGCTTCACGCGCTTTTTGCGCTCGGGGCGCCAGTTCCTCCTGGTGACCCACCAGAAGCGGACCATGGAGGCCTGCCACGCCCTCTACGGCGTCACCAGCGAGGAGGGGGTGAGCCGGGTCTACGCCATCCGCAAGGAGGTGGCCCATGACCTTTGA
- a CDS encoding zinc metallopeptidase — protein sequence MDTLAFLLMILVFVASLAIQGGLQATFARYSRVANSRGLTGAEVARAILDTHGLTHVRVEPVPGALTDHYDPQAKAVRLSEPNYASPSLAALAVAAHEVGHAVQDARGYAWLRVRASLWPAASLGSNLGPILVLAGLFLGALGLAKLGLYLYLAVALFQLITLPVEFDASRRALEFLRRMGFLRPEEMGPARRVLTWAALTYVAALAGSLATILYYASLLGLFGRREE from the coding sequence ATGGACACGCTTGCGTTCTTGCTCATGATCCTGGTCTTCGTGGCCAGCCTGGCCATCCAAGGAGGTCTACAGGCCACCTTTGCCCGCTACAGCCGGGTGGCGAACAGCCGGGGGCTCACGGGGGCCGAGGTGGCCCGGGCGATCCTAGACACCCACGGCCTCACCCACGTCCGGGTGGAGCCCGTGCCCGGGGCCCTCACGGACCACTACGATCCCCAGGCCAAGGCCGTGCGGCTTTCCGAGCCCAACTACGCCTCGCCGAGCCTGGCCGCCCTGGCCGTGGCCGCCCACGAGGTGGGGCACGCGGTGCAGGACGCTCGGGGCTACGCCTGGCTTAGGGTGCGGGCGAGCCTCTGGCCTGCGGCGAGCCTGGGGAGCAACCTGGGGCCCATCCTGGTCCTCGCCGGCCTCTTCCTCGGAGCCTTGGGCCTCGCCAAGCTCGGCCTTTACCTTTACCTGGCCGTGGCCCTCTTCCAGCTCATCACCCTGCCCGTGGAGTTTGACGCTTCCCGTAGGGCCCTGGAGTTCCTGAGGCGCATGGGCTTCCTCAGGCCGGAGGAGATGGGCCCTGCCCGGCGGGTCCTCACCTGGGCGGCCCTCACCTACGTGGCCGCCTTGGCGGGTTCCTTGGCCACGATCCTCTACTACGCGAGCCTTCTCGGCCTCTTCGGCCGGAGGGAGGAGTAG